In Orcinus orca chromosome 15, mOrcOrc1.1, whole genome shotgun sequence, the DNA window TCCAGCCAGAGGATGCCCCGCCAGCCCAGCGCCACCAGGCTGCCCAAGGTGGGCGGGCCGGGGAAGAGCCCCACGCGGAGCAACACCTGAGCAAGAGGATTTGCACGGGCCCACCGCAGGCTGCCAGCCTCTCAGACAGGCTGCTCCTCCTGTTGGTAATAAACCTCTTTGAAAACCTGAGGGTCTGTTCAAGATGTCTTCTGTTACCTTTTGAATATATTAAGGCACAGAGATTTAGAATTAGTTCTGTGTGCTGGTCCTCGTCATGCTTCAGCTGAACCAACCAAGTGACTTCAACCAGTGACCCCACCTCCCAGACCTCATTTTTGAGCCTGTGAGAAAATGTGCATATTACCAGGTCTTCTGCCTTTTCACTGAGGCCCTCCCAGGGCACTCAGGTGCAGCAGGGGTTTGAGCACAGAAGGGCTGTGACCTAGAGCTTTTAACCCTCTGTGGGTCATGCATGCCACAGAGAATCCAGTAAAACCCTTTCCCCCAAAATGTCTTGACCTTCCACATTTGCCCCAGTTTTACAGGTTTACATGGACCTCAGGTTTTCAAACTCCAATTCTAAGCTTTTATACCTTAGTCCACTTGTCCCGTCAATAAAGAAGCCTGAAAAATGGCAAATTCAATTGAAAAACCTAACTCAGTTTTCCTAGAACTATTTGTTTTAAAACCTTGGATTGGAAACACTGACTTTTTGCCCTTGGGTCACGTCACACAAGCAGAGGCTCCTTACAGATGTAGGTCCACCCACCCCAGCAGCGCAGCCCAAGCAGCTGGACAGCCGTCCACATGGCCCAGCAGAGGGGTCCTCCCTGCTCCTGTGGACAGATGAGCGTGTTCCAGGTGAGCACAAGAGACAGAGGTTTAATTCAGAAACTGTAGGTAAATATCTGTAACATGACAGTTGGCGGGGTACAGGGGGCCACTAGCCGCTCCCTCCCGTTCAGTACTCTTCCCCTTCCTCGGCCTCCGCTTCCACCGAGTCCACGCCCACCTCTTCGTAATCTTTCTCCAGCGCTGCCAGGTCCTCCCGGGCCTCCGAGAACTCGCCCTCCTCCATGCCCTCCCCCACATACCAGTGCACAAAGGCGCGCTTGGCATACATGAGGTCGAACTTATGGTCCAGGCGGGCCCAGGCCTCGGCGATGGCCGTGGTGTTGCTCAGCATGCACACGGCCCGCTGCACCTTGGCCAGGTCTCCCCCTGGGACCACCGTGGGGGGCTGGTAATTGATGCCCACCTGCCAAAGAAGGGGAGAAGGCACTGCGTGAAGCTTCCGTCAATCCAGGAATGGTGGCTGCGTTTGTGGAAACAGAAGGCATGGAGGTGCCCACTGGTGACCCAGGGAGGCTGGGGCCACCCTGTACTCTGGGcccagctgtgtgccaggcaagGTGCCAGGAAAGCAGGGTTCTGGTTTCCAGACAAGGAAAGAGGAGCCCCAGAGCCTGCCACCCTGGCTCACACCCAAGCTGCTGGAGGGGCTGTGTCCCAGCAACTGTGACATGTGATAGGTACCCAGGTGATAGGACTATCTTCCCTCTAAGAAGGGACACTGCTTGGGATTCTTCATATGTTATTTTCTCCAGAGGGTTCAACAAGATAGGGATTAATGTCTGTAGCTGAGCCTTTTCCACCCAGGCAGATTCAGAGAACACAACTGTGGCAGAATCACGAGGGCAGGTCACACCCCCTGCTTTCCCAACAAACAGTGTACACATAGCAGAGTGACAAGCACACTGTCAGAGGTCCCTGACGCTGTGTGACCACTGCCATGGACGTGGCCCACATGAACGCTTAGTAAGAGGGAGGGAACGAGATCCCAGCACTGGGACCAAGGGAGAGGCAGTCCAAGCTTCAGACCAGGGATCACATGACCAGAGGTTTTGGCAGGAGATACAGGGTCTGTCAAGGGGGCTACAGCACACGTTCTAGGCTGCTGAGCCACAGGGGCTCTGTCACAGATACTCAACCCTGTCTTTGCAGCACAAGAGCTGCCACAGCAATAAGCCAATGAGTGGGGACGGCTGTGCTCACatgaaaccattaacaaaaccaGGTGATGGGTCGGCCAGCTGTGCTGAGCCCTGGACCAGAGGAAGAAACCCAGACTCCTAGGTAAGAACCCACCGCAGCAGCGAGGGTCTGAGCCAGCGGAGGCCCTAAGAGCAGGGCTCAGGGAAGCACAGTTCCATTCCCAGAGGGAAGGTTGGGAATCAAGTAAGGAGCAAGGTTTCTGTCCTGTGTCCAGTGGAAGGTCGGAGCAAGATGGGTCTAAGGACAACCCAGGACACACTGTATAGGCTCCCCAATCTCCACTTCTCCACAGAAGGATTCATGACAGTGCTGTAAATCAAACGTTCCATACGACACTTAAATTGGATGTTAATTTTTACATGCCGATGGAATCAAGTGGAATTCAGAGACAACAGTCAGTTTACAGTAGTGCCCCAAGTTCAAATATCCCCATAAATTACGAAAATGCCCAGAAAATTCCTACATTTATATTCTAAGAAAAAATACTATAAGAAAAAACACCTTATTTCTAAATCAATCTATGTTTTCCACCCAAGAACTCCTCCAGataatttctgtaaaaaatacactcACAGAGCTGTATCACGTGATGACTCAGGAAGGAAGTTCTAGAGACACCAGTGAAGGAATGAGAACTGTCCCCCAACTTACTAATCCATGACCCAGCCTGGCTTCCCTGCATCAGGGTACCCTCCACAAAGGGGCAGCACCCCGTCCCAGGATCTGCCGCAGGCGGAAGATAAACACGCGCTACCGCCCAGCCTACCTTGAACCCAGTCGGGCACCAGTCCACAAACTGGATGGTGCGCTTGGTCTTGATGGTGGCGATGGCCGCATTGACGTCTTTGGGGACCACGTCCCCCCTGTACAGCATGCAGCAGGCCATGTACTTGCCGTGGCGAGGGTCACACTTGACCATCTGGTTGGCCGGCTCGAAGCAGGCGTTGGTGATCTCGGCCACGGACAGCTGCTCATGGTAGGCCTTCTCGGCCGAGATGACTGGGGCGTACGTGGCCAGGGGGAAGTGGATACGGGGGTAGGGCACCAGGTTGGTCTGGAACTCCGTCAGGTCCACGTTGAGGGCGCCATCAAAGCGCAGGGAGGCCGTGATGGAGGACACGATCTGCCCGATCAGACGGTTAAGGTTGGTGTACGTGGGCCGCTCGATGTCCAGGTTGCGCCGGCAGATGTCATAGATGGCCTCGTTGTCCACCATGAAGGCACAGTCCGAGTGCTCCAGGGTCGTGTGCGTGGTCAGGATGGAGTTGTAGGGCTCCACCACAGCTGTAGACACCTGGGGGGCCGGGTAGATGGCGAACTCCAGCTTGGACTTCTTGCCGTAGTCCACCGAGAGCCGCTCCATGAGCAGAGACGCAAAGCCCGAGCCGGTGCCGCCCCCGAAGCTGTGGAAGATGAGGAAGCCCTGCAGGCCCGTGCACAGGTCCGCCTGCGGGAGAGCAGAGGCCGTGAGGCCACGCCCGCATGAGCCGTGCCACTACCCCCACGGGCCCCCACAGGCCCCGGTCACGGCACACTCTTCCTCTGCAGGTTCACTATACGGGTTCAACCCATCCACAGGGAACACGCATCACACTTAGCAGTTACAGACGTGGACGCACTGCGGCCACACCGGAAAGGAAGACCCTGCACTCATGGTTCTGCTGGGTTTTGCCAAAGTGATGTCCCGGGGAGATCCCGGGCCTCCCCTCCTGTCCAGGAGGCCTTCCCAGGGCCCTTCTCACCAGTTTGCGGATCCGGTCCAGGACCAGATCGACGATCTCCTTGCCGATGGTGTAATGGCCTCTGGCGTAGTTATTGGCCGCGTCCTCCTTCCCGGTGATCAGCTGCTCCGGGTGGAAGAGCTGCCTGTAGGTCCCCGTGCGCACTTCATCTGCAGAGAGGACAGCGTGCCCGAGACTCTAAGGACGGTCGCTGACTCACCGGGATGGCCAGGTCCGGGGAAACCTTCAATTCTACAGGCACGTGCTGTGCCTCGCAGGCCAGCAGCGTCAGCGTCTCACAGAAAAGGTCTCCGTGTGATACACATGCCTTATCTGCTGTTTATGGCTCCGGGAAGGTCCAGTCAACCCGAGGAACAAATGCCAGTGTGGCCAGTTCCCAAAGGCGAGGGAATGCTCACACCGCACAGGCGGTTCTGCGCGTGCATGTTTTGTTCACACCCACAGCTACACCCGGGGTGTTGCTGAAATGGCCCTGACATACTAGACATCAGCGTGACTTTTGCCGGGCGCCCTCTGTGGCCTGGGTCTCACGGGCTCCAAGGTGACATTCTGTTCTCTCCTGGGTGGCCACCACTGAAAGGTGCTCTCTCCTGGCAGCTCCCCTTGGAAACTACCTCGGGCTTCTGATCtggaggaacccagcaaaggttcTGTGCTTCCCCTTCTAAGTCTAAGGGTACCTACCGACCACGGTGGGCTCCAGGTCCACGAACACGGCTCTGGGCACATGCTTGCCAGCCCCAGTCTCACTGAAGAACGTGTTGAACGAGTCATCCCCACCGCCGATGGTTTTGTCACTTGGCATCTGGCCGTCGGGCTGAATTCCATGTTCAAGGCAGTAGAGCTCCCAGCAGGCATTGCCGATCTGGACCCCCGCCTGCCCCACGTGGATAGAGATGCACTCACGCTGGGAACGAGAATATACACGTGAGGCCCCTCAGCTTCAAGGCAGTTGTCACTATGTGGCACGCAAATGAGACCCAACGTCTTAAATTAATATCTCTAAAATCTTTTGGTTTCTTAACGTCTTATCAGACATTATTGTCCCATGAGCTTCCAATGGTCATTTTATGTCTGAGCATGGATGGAGACACACTTGAACTGTGAAAAGGCATACAGCCATTATAAACATCTTCCCagcgagacttccctggtggcacagcagttaagactccacactcccaatgcagggggcccgggtttgatccctggccagagaACTAgaacccacatgcatgccacaactaagagttcgcataccacacctaaggagcccgcctgccacaactaaggagccggcgagccgccactaaggagcctgcctgccacaactaagacccagcataaccaaataaataaataaacaagtaaataaaacatCTTCCCAGCAATCAATAAAAAacgttaaaaatttttataaggccttccctggtggcgcagtggttaagaatccgcctgccaatgcaggggacacgggttcaagccctggtctgggaagatcccacatgccgcggagcaactaagcccgtgcgccacaactactgagcctgtgctctagagcccgtgagccacaactactgagcccgtgtgccacaactactgaagcccgtgcacctagagcccgtgctccgcaacaagagaggccaccgcaatgagaagcccacacaccgcaacgaagagcagcccccgctcgccacaactagagaaaagcctgcatgcagcaacaaagacccaatgcagccaaaaataaaattaattaattaaaaaaaatttatacaaataaGCAGTCAAGCCATTTTATTTCCACCTAAGGCTGTATTTACCAACCTGATATTAGCAATGGCTTAGAAAAAAAACATGAAGTAACACTTTTCAGTCATTAGACAATAGGCAGCAGAAGACAGCAAGTGATTCCTTAGAGCACGGAAACAAGGCAAGCCCTACAGATGCCCCAGAAGGCTGCTGGGGACCGTCCAGGCTGCAGCTGAGAGAGGAGAAACCCAGGGATCTCCCTGAGGTGAGCAGAGAGAATCCTGTGTTGAGAGAGGTCAAGGCAGCTAGAAAGCCTGGTGCTGGCTTTCTATCTGGAGGAGAGACAGCTGCATGGAGagagctcagggagatcagcagGGGGGTCCCGAGTCCCCACTGTGGGCTGCTCAGCACAGGTGGGGAGGGACCCCTGAGCTCACACCTGCCATGGCAGAAAGACATCCTAACTCACAGAGCACTGGGTGGAGTCCTCAGTAGTGGGGCCAAGTGAGGCCAACCCTAAAGGCTGGTCTGAATCCACTTAAGAAAGCTGAAAAGCAAGCCTCAAAAGGATCAAATTGTTCCCAGGTATACTAATAGCAACCTCCCAAAAGCCTAGAAACAGTTGAAAGAACAGCCAAAAAAATCTAACACCCAATAATGTAAAATTCATGTCTGGTATCCAATCTAAACTTACCATATacaccagaaaattaaaaaataaaacctagaaaAGTCAGACAATATTACCatatgaagagaaaaagcaatcaataaaaacagacccagaaatgacaGATGATAGAATTAGTAAACAAGGACATTAAAATAACTATTATATATCTACATGCTCAGGAAAGTACAAGAAAAAATGAGCATGATAAGGAGAGACATGTTTGATATAAAAAAGACCTAACTCAAATTGCTAATGATAAAAAAAGACAatgtctgaaatgaaaaacacactggatgagattaacaaCTGATTATAAATAGTTTGtagtaactataaatgaaaagtgtactttaaaaattgtataaaagggctttccctggtggcacagtggttaagaatctgcctgccaatgcaggggacatgggttcaagccctggtctgggaagatcccacatgccgcggaacaactaagcccagtGCActacaaccactgagcctgcgctctagagcccgtgagccacaactactgagcccatgtgcctagagcccatgctccgcaaccagagaagccacgacaatgagaagcccgcgcacctcaacgaagagtagccccggctcaacCCAATgacagaaagcccgtgcacagcaacgaagacccaacacagccataagtaaatcaataaataaatttattttaaaatattgtataaaaactaaaaaacaaaaactccccaGCAGATTATATACTAAGAACATTTgagaatgatgaaaaagttctggaaatagtgCTGATGGTTATACAgcatgtaaatgtacttaatgctactgaattatacacttaaaaatggttaaaatggtaacttttgTCATGTGTAgtttaccacacacaaaaaaggagatactcagcaataaaaatgaactgtgttgcaacaacatgggtgaatctcaaaataattatagtgAGTGAAAGAAtccaaacaacaacaaattaaCTCAATGAGCCCATTCATATAAAATcctagaaaatacagaaatgtggattagtgggggagggaaagggggtgaGGCAGAAGGGAGGATTTACAAAGGGGTGCCAGGTAATTGTGGGGGGTGATgcatatgttcattatcttgattgagGTGATGATTTCATGGATAatcaagatgttaataaatattaaacCTTGTCAAATTATACACTTTCAGTGAAtactttgtcaattatacctcaacagaactaaaataaaaggcaaaatgaaGACGTTTTCAGGCattcaaaagctgagagaattaatCATTAGCTGAGAGTAGTAGTcaccactacaaaaaaaaaatggtaaaggaatttctccaggaagaaggaaaatcatACTAGATGGAAAATTGTAACTGCAAAATTGGACTGAAGAATGACAAAACTGCTAAATATGTGGGCAAATATAAAAGACTttataccatattttaaaaatataattgagcCCAGCACTTACTTCTGGATGACCACTTCTGCAAATTGGTGCACACAGACTTTTTACCTGATCTGATgaccaaataaatggaaaatgatgCATGATCTAGAGAATGATATAGGGAATTTTTACATTGCAAATAAACAAAGGTATTC includes these proteins:
- the LOC101290059 gene encoding tubulin alpha-3 chain; protein product: MPSDKTIGGGDDSFNTFFSETGAGKHVPRAVFVDLEPTVVDEVRTGTYRQLFHPEQLITGKEDAANNYARGHYTIGKEIVDLVLDRIRKLADLCTGLQGFLIFHSFGGGTGSGFASLLMERLSVDYGKKSKLEFAIYPAPQVSTAVVEPYNSILTTHTTLEHSDCAFMVDNEAIYDICRRNLDIERPTYTNLNRLIGQIVSSITASLRFDGALNVDLTEFQTNLVPYPRIHFPLATYAPVISAEKAYHEQLSVAEITNACFEPANQMVKCDPRHGKYMACCMLYRGDVVPKDVNAAIATIKTKRTIQFVDWCPTGFKVGINYQPPTVVPGGDLAKVQRAVCMLSNTTAIAEAWARLDHKFDLMYAKRAFVHWYVGEGMEEGEFSEAREDLAALEKDYEEVGVDSVEAEAEEGEEY
- the MZT2B gene encoding mitotic-spindle organizing protein 2B isoform X1, with amino-acid sequence MAAPGAGPGPGPPPGLEAALQKLALRRKKVLSAEEMELFDLAQAAGGAMDPDVFKEKQRQRCPWRRPDAARTRCPGRIQPEDAPPAQRHQAAQGGRAGEEPHAEQHLSKRICTGPPQAASLSDRLLLLLVINLFENLRVCSRCLLLPFEYIKAQRFRISSVCWSSSCFS